The Chryseolinea soli genome contains a region encoding:
- the ruvX gene encoding Holliday junction resolvase RuvX, with protein sequence MGRVLAIDYGTKRTGIAVTDPLRIIATPLETVASAGLLTFLVDYAKKETVDEFVVGMPKTLLNEDSAIAPLVRKFVETLKKTFPDKAVHLADERFTSSMAMRAMIDGGMKKKDRQQKGNVDKISATIILQSFLEAKR encoded by the coding sequence ATGGGCAGGGTTCTCGCAATCGACTATGGCACTAAGCGCACCGGCATTGCTGTGACGGATCCCTTGCGCATTATTGCCACGCCGCTGGAGACCGTTGCATCGGCAGGCCTGTTGACTTTTTTAGTTGACTACGCAAAAAAAGAAACCGTCGACGAGTTTGTCGTCGGCATGCCCAAGACCCTTTTGAACGAAGACTCGGCCATTGCGCCGCTGGTACGGAAATTTGTGGAGACGTTGAAAAAAACTTTCCCCGACAAGGCCGTCCACCTGGCCGACGAGCGTTTTACAAGCAGCATGGCCATGCGCGCCATGATCGACGGGGGGATGAAGAAAAAGGACCGCCAGCAAAAGGGCAACGTCGACAAGATCAGTGCCACCATCATCCTGCAATCCTTCCTGGAAGCAAAACGCTAG